The following nucleotide sequence is from Paenibacillus odorifer.
TTCAGAAACAGTTTGCTGCGGGTGACATCATCACATAATCCAAAAGAAGGCATCAGTGAGTCTAAATCATTAAGAGCTACATCAATCCCACGATCTACAGCCGCCGTGAATGAAACGAGCTGAGAGGCCGGAATGACCATATCTCCATCCAGAAAAAGCAATATATCCCCGCGACTCAGCTTCGCACCGATAGCCCGACCCACATCATGTCCGACAGACTCTGGGCAGTGTACTACAATGGCTTGACGATGTTGTCTAGAAATAGGAAAAGAGTTATCACTGCAGCCATTAAGTACGACGATAATTTCTGCAGGTTCAAGCCGTGCAACCTGATGCAGCAGACGTGACAAGGTCTGCTCCTCATTACGCGCGGAGATAATGACTGACAAAGTCCCGCGTAACTTCGGTAACTTCAGAGTCTCCTTGCCTGCCTTCGATTGCCGAGACAGAAGCGGGCGAGTAGCAGCGTTGCCTTTTACAGAGCGATTGGCTGACCTGTGACGGATTGGGCGTTTCTTTGCCGTTCGAGCTGCTGTGCCTCGTAAAGTTGCAACCATCATCTCACCATCTCTCTGCGCCGGGCTCCGTCGCCAAAGCCCGCTCTGATCCCCCGATGTTCCAGCAACAGGGATACAGCCTCCATATGATCCGCTGTAATCAACTGCTGCAATGGATCTTTGCCGTCTTCCTTGCGCCTTACCGCATTCAATTTCCCTACAGGCACTTTGTGAGCGGCTACCACATGCAGTCCACTAAGAATTGCCTGGGCATGCGCCAGTGGAGGACGTGATAATGAATCGCTCCCTAAAATATCAAGTGCTCTGCGGCTGATTGCGTGCGGAACTGCCGTCATCGAACATCCCTTCAGATCTGGACGGCCAAGCAGAATATTCAGTGCATGTTTAGACAGCACCACCGGATGGGGGGACAGCTTCCGGACCGGACCGGAATAATCATTAAGCGCTATGTCCACTCCACCACTAACAGCAGTGACGTAAGGACGCAGCCCCGAAGCAGGTATCACCAAATCTCCATCTGTAAACAATAGGATTTCTCCCTTGGCTGCCTCAGCTCCCACACTACGGCCAGCGTCGTGTCCAAGCGGCAACTCATAGGAAATAACACGCGCACCTAGCGATTGTGCAATCCCTGCCGTTTGATCAGTGGATCCATTCACGACCACAATTACCTCGCAGCGCGGATGGACCCCTCTGGCTCCAGATATCACTCCCGCAATGGTCTGAGCTTCATTCATGGCTGGAATAATAACCGAAACATAGGGATTAGGATGGTTAACTATAGGGACTACAGCGACTTGCCGCACTGGGCGTGAAGTCCGCCGCTTCATCCGAGAGACCCGCCGTCCTGTGCGGCGGGCAGAAGTTCGTTTGGGCTTCATGCTCATCCACCTTCCTTACAGAGCCAATTCTTCAGGCTGAGGGTTACATCACAGTTTATGTACTACAACGCACAGGGTAACGGCAATTGTCTCCTGTCGTTCTGAAAACAGGACAAATGTACTCCCCACCACACTTCCGCTTAGATACATTGCGCATAGCCAGCTGCCGCGGACACAATCTGTGGCGGTAACGAACGCAGATTGTGTCCGCGGCAGGGCGATTAGGTTAGGACAGTATCGGACAAAACCGAATCTGCAGCGGATGTTTAGACATTAGCGCTATCGGACACAGTTGCTCCTATTCGCCGCATTATCACACTTTTAGATTATTAACGGACTCCGTAGCAGCTATTGGCATGAAAAGAACTCAATAATGCTCTATTTCTATACAATTGCTTCACTAGAGTCCTAAACCAGCCTTAAAAAACGACAAACCTGCAAATAACGCCATCTGGGTCCGTAAGTAGCAGCGGATGTTTAGACTACCAGGCTATCGGACAGAGCCGCAGCCACAGCGAATGTTTAGAACCCGGCGATGCTGACATGTACCGTTCCCCCCCAAAAAAACAGAGCAGCGATCTCCAATAAGGAGATTCGCTACTCTGCTATTTTTAAGAGGAACTGCTTAAGGTTCAATCAAATACGCGATCATCTGCTGCCGGCTTAGCTAAGGGAGCGCCTATAGCAATCCAAGAGATAACCCCATAGAAATGCGGAGTCTCGCGCAACCGTACTACTTGAATCACTGCTTCTCCATTGGCTCTGCTCTTTAAGGAAGCGTAGAAGTAAGGCTGATTGGTCATGGCAACAAGCACATAACCCGTATGCCCAAAGCTCTCATCAAACGATACGGTCACCTCTACACTCTCTGCATCCCCATTGAACATAAATGCTGTCATTCCAAACTGCTGTAGTGCTTCTCGCTTCCCAGCTGTTTGAATCGGACTGAAGGACAGATGATCTGTATTTACAGAGTTCGGTGCCAGATGAGTCCCGTTTACTGCACCTGGGGAAATATGATATTCCTGAACACTCTCTTCTTCCAGATGGCGGGCTTGAATCGCAAACGAAGAGATTTTGGATGCAACTACCGCTTCATCCTGAAGCTCTGTTGTCCCTACTGCACCTTCTGTCAGATGAGCGGACTCGATACTGCCTTCCTTCAGCTTAGCTCCGTTGATACTGCCATCCGGGAGCAGTGCTGAGCTGCGTGTTTCATCCGCAAGATGCTCTAATTTGATGATGCCAGGCTGCAAATGCCGATCTGCCACGATCTTGTCAGCAAGATGCTCTCCGTAAACACTCCATGGTTGTAAATGTGAAGAACTCACGGAGCCTTCGGCGAGTTTTTCTTCAGTAATACTGCCATCTGGCAACAAATCCGCACTGCGTACCTCTTCTGCCAAATGCTTCAGGGTGATGCTGTCCGATCGAATATGGCGGCCTTCCACCGCATCCCCGGCCAAATGACCTCCAGAGACGCTGCCTTGGGCCAAATGGAAAGACTGGATCGTTCCGACTTCAATCTTCTCGCCTGTAATACTGCCTTCCGGCAATAAATCAGCGCTGCGCACTTCTTCTGCCAAATGATTCAGAGTAATGCTTCCAGCACGGATATGGCGGCTATCTACCGCATTCCCCCCTAAGTGTCCCCCATAGACACTGCCAGGAGCCAAGTGGTAGGCAGTAATAGATCCACCCTCCAACTTTTTACCGGTAATGCTGCCATCCGGCAGTAACTCGGAGCTGCGTACCTCATCCGCTAGATGTGCTAGCTTGATCTCACCTTTTCCAATATGGAGACCTTCTACTGCAGACGGACTCAGATGAGTTCTATCCACACTGCCAGGCACTAGATGAATTGCTTCTACGGAGGCTTCCGCCAGCTTCTCCCCAGTAATGCTTCCGTCTGGCAGCAGTTCGGAGCTGCGTACCTCATCCGCCAGATGTGCTAGCTTGATCTCACCTTCTCCAATATGGCGTCCTTCTATTGCAGACGGACTCAGATGAGTTCCCTCCACGCTTTCAGGTACAAGGTGATTCGAATTTATGGATGCTTCCGCCAGTTTCTCCCCAGTAATGCTACCGTCTGGCAGCAAATTGGAGCTGCGTGTTTCTTCGGCCAAATGAGCCAGCGTGATCTCACCATATCGGATATGACGTCCTTCTATTGTGTCCGGACTCAAATGACTGCCATCTACGCTTCCAGGCACCAGATGATTAGAATTTACGGATTCTTCCGCCAACTTCTCCCGAGTGATGCTACCGTCTGGCAGCAAGTCAGCGCTACGTGTTTCTTCGGCCAGATGAGCTAACGTAATCTCACCTTTTCCAATATGGCGCCCTTCGACAGAACCTGAACTTAGATGAACGCCTTCCACACTGCCAGGTACTAGATGATTTGAATTTACGGAAGCATGTGCCAGCTTTACTCCAGAAATACTACCGTCTGGCAGCAATTTAGAGCTGCGTGTTTCTTTTGCCAAATGAGCCAGCGTGATCTCACCGTATCGGATATGACGGCCTTCTACTGTGTCTGGGCCTAAATGGCTGCCATCCACACTGCCAGGCACTAGGTGAATAGAACTTACGGATTCCTCCGCCAGCTTCTCTCTAGTAATACTACCGTCTGGCAGCAGATCAGCGCTTCGGGTTTCATCGGCGAGATGAGCCAGGGTAATCTCACCTTTTCCAATATGACGTCCTTCGACGGAACCTGAACTCAGATGTCCGCCTTCCACACTTCCAAACACTAAATGAATAGAATCCACGGATGCTCCCGCCAGCTTCTTCCCGGTAATACTGCCTTCAGGCAGCAAGTCGGAGGTATATGCATCTGCAGCCAGATGAGCAAGCGTGACCTCACCCGGTAGGATATGTCGACCTTCGACAGAACCCGAATTCAAATGGCTTCCGTTCACACTTCCAGGCAGGAGATGGTTGGAATCTACCGATCCTTCAGCCAGCTTCTCCCCAGTTATGCAGCCGTCTGGCAGCAACTCAGAGCTACGTACCTCTTCCGCCAGATGAGCCAGCGTGATTTCACCAGGTAGGATATGACGACCTTCAATCGTATCGGTACACAAATGGCTGCCGTCTACACTACCAGGTGAAAGATGCTGAGAATCCACGGCACCTTTTACCAGCTTAGAGCTATTAATACTGCCCTCTTGGATTTGAACCGCAGAAATAGAATTCGGAAGGATATGACCATTCCCTATAGACAACGGCCGGATATGCGCCCCACTGACACTGCCGGGATTCAAATGTCTACTTTGAACGGCACTTTCGCTTATGGTTTTCGAACTTACAGCATTTACCGACAAATGCTCAGCATGAACTGCTGACGCTGCCAGTTTACTGGATTCTATGCTGCCGTCTGCAAGCTTAGCCGAAGTGACTGCTAAATCACTGATTTTATCCGTTGAGACACTTTCCGGTGAAAGCTTCAACGAGGTCACTGCATGATCGGCCAGATGATGAGGCTGCACAGCTCCTGCTGCCAGGTGAATTTCTCTCACCGCAGCGGAAGCCAGCTTATCTCCTGAAACTGAGCCCGATTGAATCGCAGCGGAAGTCACACTATTTTCACCAAGATGTCTTCGTTCCACGGCTCCCGTGGCCAAATGATCCTTATTTACCACAGCATCCTGCAATACACGGCCGCTCACACTGGCATCCGCCAGATGCTTTTCCTCCACTGTACAAAAAGCGATATGTTCACCACTGACTACTTCACGCGCAATCGTGCTCCCAATCACTGCACCTGCTGCCAGCTTAGCTGCATTTACACTTCCATCTGCCAACTTGGCAGAAGTAACGCTCTGTGCACGAAGATGCTCCCCGCCCACAGATTCTGAAGCCAGCTGTTCTCCAGTCACAGCACCGGAAGATAAATGTTGAGTCTGAATAGCTTCTTCCTTAAGCTGCTCCGAGCCGACCGCTTCCGCCGCTATATGCGAATGATTCACTGCTTCGCGTTCCAGATGAATAGAAGTTATGGCTTGCATAGCAATTTGCGGTCCGCGAATGGCGGATTTTGCAATATGTCTTGTGGTCACTGCTTCGTCTGCCAGCTTATGTGGGAGAATGCTTTGGTCAGCAATTTTGGACGAGGTTACCGCTTGCTCCACTAACTGTGCAGTTCCTACTGCACCCTCAGCCAGCTTTAAAAAAGAGATGCTGCGGTCAGCCAAATGCCGACTCGATATTTCGCCATCACCGATATGATTACCATTCACACTTTCTGGGCTTAAATGGACGCTTCTCACGACATCTGCACCAAGTTGCTTAGAGCCTATAGCTCCATCAGCTAAATGCCCGCCTTCGATAATACCCGACTGCAGCTGTTCCTTACCGATCAATTTGCTGGCAAGCTGATCAGAACCGATCGCTCCCGGGGCCAGATGTCTGGCGGTTATCAAAGCGTCGCTAAGATGGCGGCCTTCAATAACAGCATCCGCTAGCTTTGAACTGCTGATTTCACCATCAGCAATTTTATCGCCAGATACCGCTGCATCGGCCAGCTTGGAACGGTCAACACTGCCGTTAGCTAGGTGGCGACTTGTGATGCTGCTGCTTCCTATTTTGTCACTAGTAACGGCTCCATCTTCCAGTAAATCCGCAGTAATAATCAAATCGCTTAAATGGCGGCTCTCAATGGCTTTATCTGCAATTTGACCGCCGCCTATAATCCGATCAGCCAGCTTCTCTGGACTAATACTGCCATTTTTCAGCTTCTCTCCACTAATCGAATGATCCAGCAGCTTACCGCCACTAACGCTTCCTTCTGCTAAATGCTCGCCCACAATCGATTCTGGTGCGATTTTTGCAGAAGTGACTGCCTTGTCCGCGATATTAATACTCTGTACAGCGTAATCTTGCAGCCAAGGTGTACCAATAATGCCGAACTTTAGCTTAGAACCGTCAATGGTACGTGGAGCGATTTTGGCTCCGGTCACCGCTGCATCCGAAAGATCATCTGTATAAACGGGCTGAAAACGTTCTTTCTCTGGAGGAGCGAACCATACGGTTTCAGGAAGATTATCCGCCTGTTTCTGAAGCTGCGCTTCCTCTATAAGCTCCGGCTCCAATTGTAGAACTGGAGCAGAAGTTGGCTCCTCTAGAACGACTTCAGCTATTGCTCCCCCACTTACCTGAACTTCCGCGATCTCTGCTTCACTGACTCCGTCACTGTTATTCCCCGAGCTTCTAGAGCTGCTTTTGGTATCCAGCATACTCAGTTCCTCTTTATTGGGATTATCTACAAAATAGAGTCGTTTCTGTGGACTGCGCGGCTGCTTTTTTTTGGAACCCCTCACAAGCAGTCTCCTCCTTCCATCTAATGTTTCTCCTAGGCATCATATGCAGCGGTATGGGCTTATGACACCCTTTTGCGAAGAGGCCTTCATAAGATTATGTATAAAAAAAGGCATCTGCCTTCGCGCATTCGTCCACCCTGACACGCGGGTACAAACATACTATGACAAGAGTAGAAAAAGCAGGGATCATGTAACCGATGAAACAGGAGGAACAAACATGGGGCATAAGCTCGTTGGAATATTACTAAATGCCGATATGCACCGGGGCGTTCCCCGGCTAAAAACAGGACAGGAGTCTCTATCCAACTATGAAGAGGCCGCGGCGGCATACGGTTTAGTCCCTTGCTTCCTGAAGCTCGCGGACATCGATACGGACACTGGCTTTAGTGCCGCCTATATAAAGGGAGCCAACGGATATAAAAGCGTAGTTGTTCCTACGCCTGCTGTTATCCATAACCGGGCAATATACAGCAAAAACAGCCCGGGGATGCAGCGTCTGTTGAAGCACTATCCCCTGATTTTCAATACATGTAATCGATACGGCAAAGATGAGATCCATCAGCTGCTTGAAAAAAATACGGAGCTTCGCGAATATTTACCCGTAACAACGAGAGTCTCAGGCCTAAAAGAAATGATGAATCTTTATCCCGATCTGATTCTTAAACCTTGCCGTGGAAGTATAGGGAATGGGGTCATGCGGCTGGTCCGCAAGGGATCTCAGCGTTGGACCTTGAGCTACCTCTCCCCCTCGATGCAGCGCTGGAGAAATATTCCCGTAAATCAGGCGGCGTTGCCACAAGCGCTCCGCGCACGCCTAACCTCCGTGCCTTATCTTGTACAAGAACGTATTCCCCTTGCTGAGATTGGAGGACGTCCCTTTGATCTACGCGTCACCGTTCAGCGCGGCTGGGGAGGAGATTGGCAGGTCACTGGGCTCTTCGCCAAACTGGCTGCCCCAGGGGGCTTTGTCTCCAATATAGCCCGCGGAGGAGAAGCGTTAAGCTCCTCCTTGGCGCTAGAAAAAGCCTTTTCAAGATCCACAGCGGCCCACATCCGTATGTCTGTCGAAATACTTAGCCTTGCAATCGCACGGTGTCTGGAGCAAGACCTTCCCGGACTGGCCGATATCGGACTGGATATAGGCATTACTAAGGACGGACGACTCTTCTTCATAGAATGTAACGGTCGCGACCAACGCTACGGATTTCATAAAGCCGGCCTTACGGAAATTTGGAAAGACAGCTATCGCAGACCTATGGGATACGCGCGTTTTTTAATAGAAACGAACAGTACGGTATATAACAGTTATTGATTTGTCTCCTATTCTATGTCAATATAATGCAGAGCAGAGACGACCCGTATACAACCGTACTGCTGCATTATGGAAGGGAGATGGGCATGGTAAAACAATTGCTACGGCTGATGACCGAGCTATCCTCACACCGGTGGCTTTCACGGTTAATGGGATCTTTTTCTCATAGTAGAATCAGCCGTTTTCTTATCCCGGCATTTATTAAGACTTATCAAATCCCCTCCGCTCAAGCGGAGAAAAATCCTGGAGAATATCTCACTCTTAATGAGTTTTTCAGCCGCCGGCTGAAGCCGGGCATGCGGCCTATTGCAACCGATGCTGACGCTTTGGTTAGTCCCGTAGACGCAACGATTACTGCTATGGGTGACATTACCGCCGGTACGATTATGAATGTAAAAGGGCAGGATTATAAGATCGAGGATCTCCTTAATCACTCCCCGCATCTGGAGCTGTACAAGAAGGGTTTTTTCTTCGTTCTTTATTTGAGTCCTACCGATTATCACCGGATTCACTCTCCCCTTACCGGACAAAAGGTGGAGAGCGATTATATTCGCGGACGGGCCTATCCTGTCAACGATTTCGGAATGCGACATATGAAGGGTGTCCTGAACCGCAACGAACGTCTCATTACGTATATTGCCGGGAGTTACGGGGAAACCGCGGTAGTAAAGGTAGGCGCAATGAACGTCAGCAGCATCCGTTATACGGATGCTACGGCTGCCGAGTGGCAAATAGGCGATGATCTGGCTTATTTTGAGTTTGGCTCCACCGTAGTGCTGCTCACGGAAAGCGGTACCTTTACCCCGAGACCCAAGCTTGAGGTCGACTCGAAGGTAAAAATGGGCGAACTACTGGGAACGTTGCATCGACCTTTGTAGGGAGAGTTGGGCGAATGTCAAAAATTAGAGGGTGCCTCAAAAGCCATGAAATGGCTGCTGGGTGCCCTCTTCTTTTTGAGACTTAGTGTGGAGCACAGTTGCGGACACGAACCCTCTAGCTATCGTATACCTATCGTCTAACCATCGTGTACCTATCGTTAGCTATCGTATACCTATCGTTAGCTATCGGACCCAGCTGACCTTATACGCGGATTTTTGACACATTTGCGATTCTATCGGACTCCACCGCAGCTATTGGCATGAAAAACACCCTATTTGCGCTAGATCTTAGGCAATAGCGGCACTGGAGTCCGAAACTCCGCTCAAATGGCGATAAATGGGCAAATAGCGGCTGCTGAGTCCGTAAGCATTTGCAGAGCGTTGATCGAGGTTGGTCGAGCGTTAGTTGAGGATGGTCGAGATAGTGGAGGGCTGGTCGAGATAGTGGAGGGCTGGTCGAGATAGTGGAGGGCTGGTCGAGCGTTAGTGGAAGGTGTGCGCTCGCCGCTATCGGACCCAGCTGACCTTATACGCGACTTTTTCACACATTTGCAATTCTATCGGACTCCACCGCAGCTATTGGCATGAAAAACACCCTATTTGCGCTAGATCTTAGGCAATAGCGGCGCTGGAGTCCGAAACTCCGCTCAAATGGCGATAAATGGGCAAATAGCGGCTGCTGAGTCCGTAAGCATTTGCTAGAGCGTTGGTCGAGGTTGGTCGAAAGTTAGTTAAGGGCTGGCCGAGAGTTAGTTGAGGGATGGTTGAGCATTAGTGGAGGACTAGTCGAGAGTTGGTGGAGGGATGGTCAAGAGTTAGTTGAGGATTTGAGGGCTAGTGGAGCGTTGGTCGAGGATCTACGGAGCGTTGGTCGACGGTTAACATTCAACGCTTTCGCACCCAGCTGACCTTATACGCGCCATTTTCGCACATTTGATTGGTCACAAACACACTAATAGCAAAAAGGACAGCCCCGAGGCTGTCCTTTTATCTTTTCATGTAACCCACCTAATACGCCTGTTACGCTTATTAACCTGCTACGCCCTAATGTGATTATTACGCCGCCTGTTTTGCTTACTATACCTGTACACCCGTTATACTCAATACACCTGTTACGCCTATACGCTTATTACACGCCAATTACACATGTCCCTGCTTAGCAACATCAAGCGCCTTGGCCGCTACCTGTTCCGGATCTCCTAGATAAAAGCGACTGATAGGATTCATGTCCTCATCCAGTTTGTACACGAGCGGTACTCCGGTAGGAATATTGAGCTCCAGTAATGCCGCTTCATCAATATCCTCCATAAATTTAATCAATGCACGCAGCGTATTGCCGTGGGCTGAGATAAGCACCCGTTCTTTTTTACGCAAAAGAGGTACGATCCGGTTTCCCCAGAAATCGCCTACACGATGTACAGTGTCCTCCAGGCTCTCTCCACGCGGGATATCTTCCGGACGAACACCGCTGTAGCGAATATCGTTTCTGGCATACCTAGGATCATCAAGCTCCAGCAACGGGGGTCTCACCGATAAACTCCGCCGCCAGATATGCAGCTGCTCATCTCCATATTTTAGCGCTGTCTCGCTTTTACTTAATCCCTGCAATGCCCCGTAATGGCGTTCATTCAATTTCCAAGACTTTTGCACGGGTATCCACAGCAAATCCATCTCTTCCAGTACATAGTTAAGAGTTTTAATCGAGCGTTTGAGTACCGAAGCAAAAGCCAGATCAAATGTATACCCAGCGTCCTTCAACAGCTTGCCAGCAGTCTTTGCCTCTTGGATACCCTTCTCAGTTAAATCCGGGTCACTCCAGCCTGTGAACAAATTCTGTACATTGTACTGGCTCTCACCATGACGTATTAGTACGATTTCGTACATTTTCTCTCTCTCCTTCCAACTATGGACCTTATATATTCTACCGACGAACAACATTATGCGAAACGTATCGCGGAAAGCTCTCACCTTAGTAATAACCCAATCGTAGAAATAAATATCTACCGCTACCTCATAGTTAGACCAATTAAACATCCTCAAAGGTACGTGAATGAGGCGTGCATGGACCGTGAACGGCGTGTAGATAGTGCGGTACATGAGCTTACGCTTCATTGCAGAATGTGCAACAGAAAATCTTAACTCTCACTTGAAAATACATTACATTGTACTTTGTGCAATAGATTATCGTGATGATCTCTAGAAAGGCTGCTTCTCCTGAATTTGAATGTAAGATGTGCAACAGAATTCAAATCCGACTGCTTTTAGACTCAATCCCATTGTACAAAATACAACGTGAGGCACGATGTAATGTCCATCAGTTACTCTAGTCTTCGACTTAAGTTCATTATATATATCAATTTCTAACAACACAAAAAAACCGGATGCCTCATGGCCCCGGCTATTTATATTTTTAGTCATATCATGCGATTGTATGCTTGCTTGTTCCGTTTAGAACCAGCTGTCCACGACAAAAGCGTTCGCCTGCTTTAACCGTTTTAAGCGGTTTCTAAAAACACCTCCGCCTCCACTCTTACAATCCGTGTTGCAGATTCTGCGTCTGATGATCATGCCAAGAGTCTCCTTCCAAGAAGTTATGTAAATTCTCTGTAAACTAAACTGCAAAGTATTTACCCTTGGTTGAACAAACTGAAACAAAAAAAGAGAATCAGCGGATCTCAGATGGACTTTTTCCGGTATATTGCTTGAACTGGCGGCTGAAAAAGAAAATGTCACGATATCCGAGCGCATCTGCGACCTCAGTAACATTCATTCCTGCGTACAGCAGTAAATGCTGAGCACGCTCAATCCGGGCTCGGATGACATAAGACTGCACAGAAGAGCCCGTAAGCTCCTTAAACTTAATTGAAAAGTACCGAGGCGAAAGCCCCGCACGAGCAGCAAGATCCTCTACACGATGTGCAATCCCCGGATGCTGGCTCACATAGTTCGCTATTTCGTGAATGATTTCTGTCAAATGGTTGCTAACATAACGTTCTACTGGCTTCACACGGTCCTCCCTCAGCAGATGAATCATCAGCTGCTTCAGTACAAGCTGCCCTTCTTCCTCAGCGGCGTAAGTATCCACCAGAAATAGTCGAACGTACCTAGCAAGCAGATGTTCAAATTCAACGGTTTCTGTAAGCTCACGATAGGGCAGCGGAATATCCGTCACCTCTTCGGAGACATCAAAATGAATATATGTAAGTACAAGTGGCTTTTGCGGATTATGTGTAGCACTAGTATGGTCACCCGGACGAAAAAGGAAGCAGCTTCCCTTACCTACTTGAAAGGGTTCATCGTTACGCACAACCGTCCCTTCCCCGCTCCATACATAAAATAAATCATAATTTTGCAGCGACTTCTCTCTTTTTTGCCATTTCCAGCCCGGCTCGCATACAATCTTAGCCAGAGCCGGTAAAATAACAAAAGAGGACGGCGATGCATGCAGCATAACGTTCCCTCCTAAAAGTTTTGTTAGCATAAACTACCTTGAACACTTCGCAAAACTTGCTTCGTAAGCATTTCGCTTTGTTTTGTTAGCATAAACTACCTTGAACCACTTCGCAAAACTTGCTTCGTAAGCATCCGCTTTGTTTTGTTAGCAAAGCTTGCCTCGTAAACATTCGCTTAGTATTGTCAGCAAAATCTGCTCTGACTTCGCAGCGTCCATATAGTTTTGTTTAGCTTAATCTACTCCGAGTTTCTTCGTCAAAATTCGTAAGTATTCGCTTAGTTTTGCATTTCATCTTCTTTATCATACCTTGTCATGTTGCATTTTGTACATCTTCCCACGCCAGATGCAGGCTTGTTATCCCTTCCTCCAGCTCCTCGGCATTCAGATGGGCAAAAGAAAAACAAGCGGCCGGTGCTCCCGGTGATAGCTGATATAACGCGGCATCTCTAAAATCCGTGTCGCGCCTAAGCGCTGCCGCTCGGAAAGCAACAAACTCTTCACTGCTGCGCAGCCAGCGGGCATATACATGCAAGCCCGCATCACCAGGCAGCAGCTCGAAGAGCTCCTTAAGCCGTTCCGACAGCAGCGTCCTGAGGATGCGTCCGCGTTCACCATAGATGCGTGTCATCCGGCGCAGATGACGGCCATAGCCGCCTGTATTCATGAACCGCGCCAAGGCACGCTGCTCCAGCAGCCCTACCGGCAAGGGCTCATATAGCGCCTTGGCGGCGATAGTCGGCTTTACCAGAGAGGGCGGAAGCACTGCAAAGCCTAGCCGCAGGCCCGAAAACATCGTGTTTGAAAAGGAGCCTACATACACGACCCGCTCTTCGCGATCCAGTGCTTTTAAGGGCTCAATAGGACGCCCAGCCCAACGGAACTCACTGTCATAATCATCTTCAATGATTACTGCATTATGCCGCTGCGCCCATTCCAACAAGGTCCGTCGTCGTTCCAAAGGCAGTACCACACCCGTAGGAAATTGACGGCTCGGCGTAACAAACAACAGCCGGGCATCCCAATCCTCCGGAATAAGGCCGTTGCCATCCAGCTTCCCTGCCAGCAATCGGCCTCCAGTGATCTCTACGGCTCGCCGGATCCCGTGAAAGCCCGGGTCCTCTACGACCGCTGAGCCCCCTGCATCCAGCAGCAGCTGCGTCAAAATAACGATGCCTTGCATCGAACCGCTGAACAATACGATATGCTCTGCATCCGCGCGAATCCCGCGGGTAATCCGCAGATGTGCAGCGATAGCTTTCCGAAGTCCTTCATCGCCTTGAGGTGGACAAGTGCTTTGCAGCAATCCACCTTCCTTCCCTCCGGCA
It contains:
- a CDS encoding glycosyltransferase family 2 protein, whose amino-acid sequence is MMVATLRGTAARTAKKRPIRHRSANRSVKGNAATRPLLSRQSKAGKETLKLPKLRGTLSVIISARNEEQTLSRLLHQVARLEPAEIIVVLNGCSDNSFPISRQHRQAIVVHCPESVGHDVGRAIGAKLSRGDILLFLDGDMVIPASQLVSFTAAVDRGIDVALNDLDSLMPSFGLCDDVTRSKLFLNYALDRYDLGVSSMTAVPHALSRHALETIGYRELMVPPKAQARSVLEKLRVEKAGTVNVIKHNRLRKANTGVGNAVEKLIIGDHAEALHEVLSRRKAGGLLSSETQREYRRQVAAWRNRI
- a CDS encoding WIAG-tail domain codes for the protein MRGSKKKQPRSPQKRLYFVDNPNKEELSMLDTKSSSRSSGNNSDGVSEAEIAEVQVSGGAIAEVVLEEPTSAPVLQLEPELIEEAQLQKQADNLPETVWFAPPEKERFQPVYTDDLSDAAVTGAKIAPRTIDGSKLKFGIIGTPWLQDYAVQSINIADKAVTSAKIAPESIVGEHLAEGSVSGGKLLDHSISGEKLKNGSISPEKLADRIIGGGQIADKAIESRHLSDLIITADLLEDGAVTSDKIGSSSITSRHLANGSVDRSKLADAAVSGDKIADGEISSSKLADAVIEGRHLSDALITARHLAPGAIGSDQLASKLIGKEQLQSGIIEGGHLADGAIGSKQLGADVVRSVHLSPESVNGNHIGDGEISSRHLADRSISFLKLAEGAVGTAQLVEQAVTSSKIADQSILPHKLADEAVTTRHIAKSAIRGPQIAMQAITSIHLEREAVNHSHIAAEAVGSEQLKEEAIQTQHLSSGAVTGEQLASESVGGEHLRAQSVTSAKLADGSVNAAKLAAGAVIGSTIAREVVSGEHIAFCTVEEKHLADASVSGRVLQDAVVNKDHLATGAVERRHLGENSVTSAAIQSGSVSGDKLASAAVREIHLAAGAVQPHHLADHAVTSLKLSPESVSTDKISDLAVTSAKLADGSIESSKLAASAVHAEHLSVNAVSSKTISESAVQSRHLNPGSVSGAHIRPLSIGNGHILPNSISAVQIQEGSINSSKLVKGAVDSQHLSPGSVDGSHLCTDTIEGRHILPGEITLAHLAEEVRSSELLPDGCITGEKLAEGSVDSNHLLPGSVNGSHLNSGSVEGRHILPGEVTLAHLAADAYTSDLLPEGSITGKKLAGASVDSIHLVFGSVEGGHLSSGSVEGRHIGKGEITLAHLADETRSADLLPDGSITREKLAEESVSSIHLVPGSVDGSHLGPDTVEGRHIRYGEITLAHLAKETRSSKLLPDGSISGVKLAHASVNSNHLVPGSVEGVHLSSGSVEGRHIGKGEITLAHLAEETRSADLLPDGSITREKLAEESVNSNHLVPGSVDGSHLSPDTIEGRHIRYGEITLAHLAEETRSSNLLPDGSITGEKLAEASINSNHLVPESVEGTHLSPSAIEGRHIGEGEIKLAHLADEVRSSELLPDGSITGEKLAEASVEAIHLVPGSVDRTHLSPSAVEGLHIGKGEIKLAHLADEVRSSELLPDGSITGKKLEGGSITAYHLAPGSVYGGHLGGNAVDSRHIRAGSITLNHLAEEVRSADLLPEGSITGEKIEVGTIQSFHLAQGSVSGGHLAGDAVEGRHIRSDSITLKHLAEEVRSADLLPDGSITEEKLAEGSVSSSHLQPWSVYGEHLADKIVADRHLQPGIIKLEHLADETRSSALLPDGSINGAKLKEGSIESAHLTEGAVGTTELQDEAVVASKISSFAIQARHLEEESVQEYHISPGAVNGTHLAPNSVNTDHLSFSPIQTAGKREALQQFGMTAFMFNGDAESVEVTVSFDESFGHTGYVLVAMTNQPYFYASLKSRANGEAVIQVVRLRETPHFYGVISWIAIGAPLAKPAADDRVFD
- a CDS encoding glycosyltransferase family 2 protein; this translates as MKPKRTSARRTGRRVSRMKRRTSRPVRQVAVVPIVNHPNPYVSVIIPAMNEAQTIAGVISGARGVHPRCEVIVVVNGSTDQTAGIAQSLGARVISYELPLGHDAGRSVGAEAAKGEILLFTDGDLVIPASGLRPYVTAVSGGVDIALNDYSGPVRKLSPHPVVLSKHALNILLGRPDLKGCSMTAVPHAISRRALDILGSDSLSRPPLAHAQAILSGLHVVAAHKVPVGKLNAVRRKEDGKDPLQQLITADHMEAVSLLLEHRGIRAGFGDGARRREMVR